From Solwaraspora sp. WMMD1047, the proteins below share one genomic window:
- a CDS encoding ROK family transcriptional regulator — translation MTIVLGVWPENPHQALVLRLLRNDGPRSRAELGDAVGLSRSKVATELDRLTERGLIETVGPAVSRGGRPSSIVRIAADTRFLSIDIGASTIDVAVTDGELRLLGRVTEHTELRQGPNAVIGQALDLITKLRAESGSTRFTGAGVGIPGPVSFRDGVPVSPPFMPGWHLFPVREMFSTELGCPVLVDNDVNIMALGEKHAGIAKAFDDFLFVKIGAGIGAGIVVGGDVYRGANGCAGDIGHTAVDDSGPVCVCGNVGCLEAYFGGAALTRDAVSAARTGRSDQLAEVLSVAGALTGVDVRDAAAAGDQAAIGMVRDGGRRVGQVLARLVSFFNPGMIVIGGGLAGLGHSLLAEIRSVVYRSSLPLATGHLPIVLSELGDQAGLIGATRMVSDHVLTAATHSGPARHSAHPAGR, via the coding sequence ATGACCATCGTGCTAGGAGTCTGGCCGGAGAACCCGCACCAGGCGCTGGTGCTCAGACTGCTCCGCAACGACGGACCCAGATCCCGGGCCGAACTCGGTGACGCGGTCGGGCTCTCCCGCTCCAAAGTGGCCACCGAACTGGATCGGCTCACCGAGCGAGGGCTGATCGAGACCGTCGGTCCGGCGGTCTCCCGGGGCGGCCGGCCCTCGTCGATCGTCCGGATCGCGGCCGACACCCGGTTTCTCAGCATCGACATCGGCGCCAGCACGATCGACGTCGCCGTCACCGACGGTGAGCTTCGACTGCTCGGCCGGGTCACCGAGCACACCGAGCTGCGGCAGGGTCCCAACGCCGTCATCGGCCAGGCCCTCGACCTGATCACGAAGCTCCGCGCGGAGTCGGGCAGCACCCGGTTCACCGGCGCCGGGGTGGGGATTCCCGGTCCGGTCAGCTTCCGCGACGGCGTACCGGTCTCACCGCCGTTCATGCCCGGCTGGCACCTCTTCCCGGTGCGGGAGATGTTCAGCACCGAACTGGGCTGCCCGGTGCTGGTCGACAACGACGTCAACATCATGGCGCTGGGCGAGAAGCACGCCGGGATCGCCAAGGCCTTCGACGACTTCCTCTTCGTCAAGATCGGGGCCGGGATCGGCGCCGGGATCGTGGTCGGCGGCGACGTCTACCGCGGGGCGAACGGCTGCGCCGGCGACATCGGCCACACCGCCGTCGACGACAGCGGGCCGGTCTGCGTCTGCGGTAACGTCGGCTGTCTGGAGGCGTACTTCGGTGGGGCCGCGCTCACCCGCGACGCCGTCTCGGCGGCCCGCACCGGCCGCTCCGACCAGCTCGCCGAGGTGCTCTCGGTGGCCGGCGCCCTGACCGGCGTCGACGTGCGCGACGCCGCGGCGGCCGGCGACCAGGCGGCGATCGGCATGGTCCGCGACGGCGGCCGCCGGGTGGGGCAGGTCCTGGCCCGACTGGTCAGCTTCTTCAACCCGGGAATGATCGTCATCGGCGGCGGCCTGGCCGGCCTGGGCCACTCCCTGCTCGCCGAGATCCGCAGCGTGGTCTACCGGTCCTCGCTGCCGCTGGCCACCGGCCACCTGCCGATCGTCCTGTCCGAGCTGGGGGATCAGGCGGGCCTGATCGGCGCCACCCGGATGGTGAGCGACCACGTCCTCACCGCGGCCACCCACAGCGGCCCGGCCAGGCACAGCGCCCACCCGGCCGGCCGGTAG
- a CDS encoding sugar phosphate isomerase/epimerase yields the protein MDEVQRRTGQPQPSAALTRRRILAASAGAAAVLGAAGLPVLQTNRPAKADGTWQVNPLIPAQNRGIILYSVRDRISAAPDDSGVPYGFERVLARLAELGYKEIEFAGYNQHTSILGRQITPAEIRKILDDNGLVANGTHTQIRADTFQQQLDIAEELGMKNIGTGSDPTNSAYQPDWDAAADLWNELGRQARERKMRLYTHNHDAAYNFLLDSGPLDANGRPTRSSGVRKLEYFMAKTEANHVYFEMDIYWGYVARHKHHTYVNSAGRERTKLFDPILTVARRTKRFPLFHAKDGNRNSALTNGYEMTPLGEGDINFQQFFQTIGEPDFHHANWEMDTAPGGAANPGQSLEFAGLSYQNMADLTIYTNG from the coding sequence ATGGACGAGGTGCAACGCCGTACCGGTCAGCCCCAGCCCAGCGCGGCACTGACCCGGCGCCGGATTCTCGCGGCCTCCGCCGGCGCGGCGGCCGTCCTCGGCGCGGCCGGCCTGCCGGTCCTGCAGACCAACCGGCCGGCCAAGGCCGACGGCACCTGGCAGGTCAACCCGCTGATCCCGGCCCAGAACCGCGGCATCATCCTCTACAGCGTCCGGGACCGGATCAGCGCCGCGCCCGACGACAGCGGCGTTCCGTACGGCTTCGAGCGGGTGCTCGCCCGGCTCGCCGAGCTCGGCTACAAGGAGATCGAGTTCGCCGGCTACAACCAGCACACCTCGATCCTGGGCCGGCAGATCACCCCCGCCGAGATCCGCAAGATCCTCGACGACAACGGTCTGGTCGCCAACGGCACCCACACCCAGATCCGGGCGGACACGTTCCAGCAGCAGCTCGACATCGCCGAGGAACTCGGCATGAAGAACATCGGCACCGGCAGCGACCCGACCAACAGCGCATACCAGCCCGACTGGGACGCCGCCGCCGACCTCTGGAACGAGCTCGGCCGGCAGGCCCGGGAACGCAAGATGCGGCTCTACACCCACAACCACGACGCCGCCTACAACTTCCTGCTCGACTCGGGGCCGCTGGACGCCAACGGCCGGCCGACCCGGTCGTCGGGCGTGCGCAAGCTCGAGTACTTCATGGCCAAGACCGAGGCGAACCACGTCTACTTCGAGATGGACATCTACTGGGGCTACGTGGCCCGGCACAAGCACCACACCTACGTCAACTCGGCGGGCCGGGAGCGGACCAAGCTGTTCGACCCGATCCTGACCGTGGCCCGCCGGACCAAGCGGTTCCCGCTGTTCCACGCCAAGGACGGCAACCGCAACTCCGCGCTGACCAACGGGTACGAGATGACGCCGCTGGGCGAGGGCGACATCAACTTCCAGCAGTTCTTCCAGACCATCGGCGAGCCCGACTTCCACCACGCCAACTGGGAGATGGACACCGCGCCCGGCGGCGCGGCCAACCCCGGCCAGTCGCTGGAGTTCGCGGGCCTGAGCTACCAGAACATGGCCGACCTGACCATCTACACCAACGGCTGA
- a CDS encoding sugar ABC transporter ATP-binding protein: MGTAEPAVGGVEPVASDRSAEPGEVVLRLTDVVKTFPGVRALDGVQLEVRAGEVHCLLGQNGAGKSTLIKVLSGVHRPDSGLVEWLGSPVTFGNPQAAMRAGIATIYQELDLVDELSVAENAFLGHEQRRLGFVRRGLMRRRTAEILARLGHGEIAASRLVRTLPAAGKQVVSMARALSHDARLIIMDEPSAVLAHDEVDNLFRIVRALTDRGIAVIYISHRLEEIREIGDRVTVLKDGRTTAANLPARDTPTKDLVSRMTGRSIEYVFPNRPGPADATAADQATADTAAATATAAGPATAGGEAPLLQVTGLARDGEFTDVSLSVRAGEIVGIAGLVGSGRSELLETIFGARRATAGTVRVNGRPLRPGSVGAAVRAGLGMAPEERKSQALLLGEPVYRNVTLATFGRFARFGFTDVGRERDEASRVGATLELRPRDVRRPVRTLSGGNQQKVVVGRWLLGGIKLLLLDEPTRGVDVGARAELYQVVRDLADSGVGVLLVSSEVPEVLGLADRVLVMREGRVIHEAPAGQLAEDTVLDLVMAGSLMEGASA; the protein is encoded by the coding sequence ATGGGCACTGCGGAACCCGCCGTCGGCGGTGTCGAGCCGGTCGCGTCCGACCGGTCGGCCGAGCCCGGTGAGGTGGTCCTGCGGCTGACCGACGTGGTCAAGACCTTCCCCGGGGTACGGGCCCTCGACGGCGTGCAACTCGAGGTGCGGGCCGGCGAGGTGCACTGCCTGCTCGGCCAGAACGGCGCCGGGAAGTCGACCCTGATCAAGGTGCTGTCGGGGGTGCACCGCCCCGACTCCGGCCTGGTGGAGTGGCTCGGCTCGCCGGTGACGTTCGGCAATCCGCAGGCGGCCATGAGAGCCGGGATCGCCACCATCTACCAGGAGCTGGATCTGGTGGACGAGCTGTCGGTGGCCGAGAACGCCTTCCTCGGCCACGAGCAGCGCCGGCTCGGATTCGTCCGCCGCGGCCTGATGCGCCGGCGGACCGCCGAGATCCTGGCCCGGCTGGGGCACGGCGAGATCGCCGCCAGCCGGCTGGTGCGGACCCTGCCCGCCGCCGGCAAGCAGGTGGTGAGCATGGCCCGGGCGCTCTCCCACGACGCCCGCCTGATCATCATGGACGAGCCGTCCGCCGTGCTGGCCCACGACGAGGTGGACAACCTCTTCCGGATCGTCCGCGCGCTTACCGACCGGGGCATCGCGGTCATCTACATCTCGCACCGGCTGGAGGAGATCCGCGAGATCGGCGACCGGGTGACGGTCCTCAAGGACGGCCGCACCACGGCGGCGAACCTGCCGGCCCGCGACACCCCCACCAAGGACCTGGTCTCCCGGATGACCGGCCGGTCGATCGAGTACGTCTTCCCGAACCGGCCCGGCCCGGCTGACGCGACCGCCGCCGACCAGGCCACCGCCGATACGGCCGCCGCCACCGCGACCGCCGCCGGCCCGGCCACCGCCGGTGGCGAGGCACCGCTGTTGCAGGTGACCGGCCTGGCCCGCGACGGCGAGTTCACCGACGTGTCGCTCTCCGTGCGCGCGGGGGAGATCGTCGGGATCGCCGGGCTGGTCGGTTCCGGCCGCTCGGAACTGTTGGAAACGATCTTCGGGGCCCGGCGGGCAACGGCGGGCACGGTGAGGGTCAACGGGCGACCGCTGCGACCCGGCAGCGTCGGGGCCGCGGTCCGCGCGGGACTGGGCATGGCGCCGGAGGAGCGGAAGAGCCAGGCCCTGCTGCTCGGTGAGCCGGTCTACCGCAACGTCACGTTGGCGACCTTCGGCCGGTTCGCCCGCTTCGGCTTCACCGACGTCGGCCGGGAACGCGACGAGGCGAGTCGGGTCGGCGCGACCCTGGAGCTGCGGCCGCGCGACGTACGCCGGCCGGTGCGGACGCTCTCCGGTGGTAACCAGCAGAAGGTCGTGGTGGGGCGTTGGCTGCTGGGCGGCATCAAGCTGCTGCTGCTCGACGAGCCGACCCGGGGCGTCGACGTCGGCGCCCGGGCCGAGCTGTACCAGGTGGTCCGGGATCTGGCCGACAGCGGTGTCGGCGTCCTGCTGGTCTCCAGCGAGGTTCCCGAGGTCCTCGGGCTGGCCGACCGGGTGCTGGTGATGCGGGAGGGCCGCGTCATCCACGAGGCACCGGCCGGGCAGTTGGCCGAGGACACGGTGCTGGACCTGGTGATGGCCGGATCGCTCATGGAAGGGGCGTCGGCGTGA